The proteins below are encoded in one region of Festucalex cinctus isolate MCC-2025b chromosome 2, RoL_Fcin_1.0, whole genome shotgun sequence:
- the trh gene encoding pro-thyrotropin-releasing hormone isoform X2 produces MKSTCLLFLACVLLCNLMMVCRAQGISAGEEPDSRTMDDLILRGAESLLLRSVLRKMQAEDHNLGGLSSQSEPAWLTKRQHPGKRHREDVGDEGDAGDEAYSEVERRQHPGKRSAAGHLSEPAVIVVHGDLSKRQHPGKRYVVVTRSRRQHPGKRQPDDEEDEEEEEDDDDGGDDLPELYRRQHPGKRFWDRPGMATVSPCEDLSDPVTCAKTNLLLDFLADMKHAEEKRQHPGKRFAPDEGQ; encoded by the exons ATGAAGTCCACATGTCTGCTCTTCCTGGCTTGTGTCCTGCTCTGCAACTTGATGATGGTGTGCAGAGCGCAGGGCATCTCTGCCGGGGAGGAGCCGGACTCCAGGACCATGGACGACCTCATCCTACGCGGAGCCGAGAGCCTTCTGCTGCGCTCCGTCCTGCGCAAGATGCAAGCCGAAGACCACAATCTGG GAGGACTCTCTTCTCAGTCTGAGCCAGCGTGGCTGACAAAGAGGCAGCATCCTGGCAAGAGGCACCGCGAGGATGTGGGCGACGAGGGCGACGCCGGCGACGAAGCGTATTCGGAGGTGGAAAGGAGGCAGCACCCGGGAAAGCGCTCCGCCGCCGGACACCTTTCGGAGCCTGCCGTGATAGTCGTGCATGGTGACCTTTCCAAACGGCAGCACCCAGGCAAGCGCTACGTGGTGGTGACGCGGAGCCGGCGGCAGCACCCCGGCAAGCGGCAGCCCGACgacgaggaggacgaggaggaggaggaggacgatgaCGACGGCGGGGACGACCTCCCAGAGTTGTACAGGCGCCAGCACCCCGGCAAACGCTTTTGGGATCGTCCGGGAATGGCCACGGTCAGCCCTTGCGAAGATCTCTCGGACCCTGTGACATGCGCCAAGACCAACCTGCTGCTCGACTTTTTAGCCGACATGAAGCATGCAGAGGAGAAGCGACAACATCCGGGCAAAAGGTTTGCCCCCGACGAGGGACAGTAG
- the trh gene encoding pro-thyrotropin-releasing hormone isoform X1: MQEASKRHAMKSTCLLFLACVLLCNLMMVCRAQGISAGEEPDSRTMDDLILRGAESLLLRSVLRKMQAEDHNLGGLSSQSEPAWLTKRQHPGKRHREDVGDEGDAGDEAYSEVERRQHPGKRSAAGHLSEPAVIVVHGDLSKRQHPGKRYVVVTRSRRQHPGKRQPDDEEDEEEEEDDDDGGDDLPELYRRQHPGKRFWDRPGMATVSPCEDLSDPVTCAKTNLLLDFLADMKHAEEKRQHPGKRFAPDEGQ; this comes from the exons ATGCAAGAG GCTTCCAAGAGACACGCCATGAAGTCCACATGTCTGCTCTTCCTGGCTTGTGTCCTGCTCTGCAACTTGATGATGGTGTGCAGAGCGCAGGGCATCTCTGCCGGGGAGGAGCCGGACTCCAGGACCATGGACGACCTCATCCTACGCGGAGCCGAGAGCCTTCTGCTGCGCTCCGTCCTGCGCAAGATGCAAGCCGAAGACCACAATCTGG GAGGACTCTCTTCTCAGTCTGAGCCAGCGTGGCTGACAAAGAGGCAGCATCCTGGCAAGAGGCACCGCGAGGATGTGGGCGACGAGGGCGACGCCGGCGACGAAGCGTATTCGGAGGTGGAAAGGAGGCAGCACCCGGGAAAGCGCTCCGCCGCCGGACACCTTTCGGAGCCTGCCGTGATAGTCGTGCATGGTGACCTTTCCAAACGGCAGCACCCAGGCAAGCGCTACGTGGTGGTGACGCGGAGCCGGCGGCAGCACCCCGGCAAGCGGCAGCCCGACgacgaggaggacgaggaggaggaggaggacgatgaCGACGGCGGGGACGACCTCCCAGAGTTGTACAGGCGCCAGCACCCCGGCAAACGCTTTTGGGATCGTCCGGGAATGGCCACGGTCAGCCCTTGCGAAGATCTCTCGGACCCTGTGACATGCGCCAAGACCAACCTGCTGCTCGACTTTTTAGCCGACATGAAGCATGCAGAGGAGAAGCGACAACATCCGGGCAAAAGGTTTGCCCCCGACGAGGGACAGTAG